A segment of the Salminus brasiliensis chromosome 1, fSalBra1.hap2, whole genome shotgun sequence genome:
GTTTGATTAGGGCTGACATTGAATTCTGCAGTAGGGCACTGCTGTTTTGAAAAGGTGAGGCTCAAATTGAGAATAATGACATTTAACGAGCACTATAAAAGCCTAGCAAGCTTATTTTCAGCTCGAGAGCCAGCAGCACCATCCCAGGTGGTTTGGTCTCCAGGGGGTTTGGTGTATAAAACCTGAAGCCATGCTTTGATAAACTTTCTATTTTCAAACATGTATTTCTCCAATGTCAGACCTGTATCTTTCTCCAGTGTCAGACACTGTCTAAAAATAAAGTCTAAAAGCCATTCTTTAGTAATGGTTATATATAGAACAAGTGCAAATCAATTAGCCTTTTGGATGGTTAAGTAGTCCTTTCCTTAAAGTCATAGGACATTTTAGGACTATGGGGCCGGAGTCCAGCGtagtttgctgatttccttgCTTTAACAGACTTAATAAACCTGGCACtgaacaggtgagttgaatcaggtgtgtttgaccaggaaaagcacaaaactgtgcaggacgTCCAGCACAGTTTATCAAATTACCCACACCTCCCACAACAGCTGTGATCAGTTAATTAGAGAAGAGCATACAAGGACCTGTTCACACATTCATTCCATCCAGCCCTATTGAAAAGAACATAATCTATTCACTAGACTAGTGCTTCCCAACCCTGGCACATGCACATTTTTGTATgaaccctgctcccaacacacccgatccagctaattagctaattaacaCATCCTTCCTATGTTTAAAGTAGTCTTTTGGAGAAGAAATCCTGTAATCCAGTAAAATGTGTAGGACATAGGGTTCCCCCCGatcagggttgggaaccactgtatACAGAGTTAAACAGCATTGCACACAACACTTCTCAGTGACGTCCAGTCAGCAACAACCACAGACGCGTGGCAGGGATCAACTGCCACACACTAGACACGCTGCGAAATAGTATCCACAAGGTACCCTTGGAGACGTAGGCCGACGTAACTGTCTCCACAGGCTGGTGGGAAAAGCTCAGCTTTGAGAAAGTATCCCTATGGATTGTTGCACACAACAGAGCGTCTAGCTTGAGCATGTCTGTGACCTTTTTATGACCTGGAGAAAGATGGGCCTTCTTCAgcttactgctgctgctgtttttcgaGGCTTTATCCAAGAGAGATTAACTAAATTACAGCACGGATGTCTCGACCCTGATCTGAATCATTTAATATTGAGACTCTGAGTCCAATCTGATATTTGTATTTTCGTGGTTATATGAAATAACTcgattttgggaggaggaacatacCTAAAGCCCCTACCTGGTCCACATGTCTGACTAACTCTTTTCAACCCCttcaccaccccgtcacctccttTTAAACTCTCTCTGTCAAATTTCTCATTCCTGACTCCAGAATCCTCTGAGTTTTTCTCCCAAATCATTCTTTGCTGATGGCATGATCTGAACGAGCAAATTAGATCAtaaagacacacaaacacactgtagtTAGTAAAACCAGCTTTAGAAGATATCACTGCTGGCCTAACAAAACCACATATCTCCACAATGATAACTTTACAGAAAGCAATGCAAAACATTAATAACTTTTAATGTGATCTAATGTACCAGTATTTAATTCCAAGCAAATTCTgactgttggtccattcatcataaaatattcATCCAATGTAAAGGACAGCTGAAAGTTTAAATGATACAGGAAGAAAATAGAGATACACAGTCTTGATACAGTATAACCTTGATAATGCTAGGGTCCTGATGCTGCAGTACAGTCCTATGGACGAGAACATGCTCTCAGAACAGGCTAGAACAGACATAGAACAGGCTAGAACAGCATCTAGCCCCAAATTGCACCCTGGGTGGTAAAGTAGTTGCCcatcactctgtgtgtgtgttcactgccacgaaTGAGTTAAATACAGAGGTTGAATCCCATTGTACTGCTGTGCTGTGGTGGGATAAATGTGGCTTAATTTTTAGTAGCTGCTTTTCAGAATTTGACCATTTTAATATAAAACTGAATACTGACTTAAACTTAGTCCAGTTAGACCTGAACTAATTAAACTAGATCATTTTGTGCAACCAGAGAGGTACATTGAAATACTGCAGTATGATCATTACATTGCTGGTATTTGCAttttaaaagtatatatatatatatttgtaactATTTTTGTGAAATAGCCATTTTCTAAGGTCTACTACAAAGTAACCTACTTCTTATTCTTGACCCTTAAACCCAGTGTTACTCTTACCGCTAAATATGTAACaaccaaacatttacatttttgtgcAGCTGGTTTTACCATGTGTTGAAAACAACTGACCAGCCTAAATGAGTCGAGGAGCTGCGGGTGCTGCAGGTAAAACAGTACAGCGGCTGTTGTTGGTGTTGGCTGGtgttttcattttccattttttcaaCAGTCCCAGCCTGCAGACATCTGTTGACATCACTGCTATGACAGTGGCAGTAAGGAATGACAGGGAGGAATCTGAGCTAGCCGAGCATATTGCTCTATGATCAGTGGGTGtggttgtttgttgtttttaattaaaaaaaaatgaaaaaaagattaTTATTGGGGTTATTAATCTCAGGACTGTGGGTTCGGTACTCGGGTCCActaagctgtcactgttggccCTTAGCCCTCTGTACTTCAGGAAAGTAGTAGCATGGCTGACTGCTCACTTTGAACCCAGCTTTTGACGCTGCAATATGTGGtgaatataaattaattataaatgGCAAAAAAGGcacattagcatgttagcatgacCAGAGACTAGAACTAACAAGGTCAAAAAAAGCCCAATCagttatttcttatttcttttcGGTTGACTCAAACATTCAGAATTTGGTCagggtcagtgaggtcaggatgttggttgatcgccaccccacctcatgccaaaagtattggatggagcattatccatcattccagagaacacagatccactgctccacagctcaatgctggggggtttaatacccccatctagcccacgcctggttccaataggttcatgcttatctgttccagagagtcctattctattggcagttgtATTGGcaataactacagggactggTGTATGTGACTGGTCAACAGACACAACATGATGCATGCATTAGCAATACACGACTAAAAGACTGTTCTTTTCCTCTGTCCTGCAGTGACGGTACCTGTGCCTCACATGGCCACAGTGAGTGAAGGGAATCTCGGAAACAGCTACAAAGCTGTGCAGTTTCATTTCCACTGGGGAGAAGAAGGCGGCCCTGGGTCTGAACACACTGTTGATGGAGAGCAGTATCCCATGGAGGTATAACCAAACTTTCACTGTAACACAGCCAAGTTACTAAAAGGGGACTTTTGGAGACTGTGTTGTtattagggctgtgtattgacaGGAACCTGGTGATACGATATGCACAATGACTCAGGGCTTACAATTTAATAGAAATCATTTTGGTCAGGGTTTTAATCACAACAATAAAggaaccactgtctgacaccaatcGTTGCATGCAaactattaactattaaaaATCCATACACTTCTTTTTACATTCTTAATCAATaaatgtgtgttcacctcagagtctccaaaagtctccaataacaccaaaAAAGTAGCTAGATTTGTCGTTAGTcacaaaaaaaagctaaatatagCGGCAAAGAATCTCTAAGTTGGCAACACTGCAGCTAGCTAACCGTGCTGAGAAAACCGTGCTGAGAAAACCATGTCCGTGTGGAAAAGCCGCTGGAGCTGTTACTCAAGACCGttcggccctgcagtggaaaagtggCCAATGCTGCTACAGTGTGAGCCATTCTTCATCATTAATAGTACATGTTTTTCTCTGTTATCAGCTGCATATTGTGCATATGAGACAAGATTTCAAGACTCTGGACGCAGCACTGCGTGATCCAACTGGAGTAGCAGTACTGGGGTTCTTCTATGAGGTACCGCTGCTCAGTTTCATTTCTAGAGGGGAATAAGGGAATCAGGTTAATGGGTATCTCACGAACTATGTTAAAACATCAGCAGTCATTCCAACAAGCTCTTATCTTACTGACCAGTGACTTTCCTAGGCCAGCTTGTTTTGCCCCTGAAGGATATTTTAATGATTGTTTGTTATTTCTGCTGGCAGGAATCAAATAGTCCAAACCGGAAGTATGATGGATTTATTGAAGCTCTGAAAGGTGTGGTAAGTGCAGgtaagtttaaaaaaaacaaacaccttATTTCACATCAAAAAGTGTTTTATCAGAAATAGTCAACAAAAAGTCTACAATGATGaaactgtctttttttttgttttagataCGAACACAACCATTAGTGGTATCTCCCTCAGCAACCTCATACTACCTGAGGGGAACTTGACCAAGTACTACCGTTACAGTGGCTCTCTGACCACCCCTTCCTGCACTGAGGCAGTGGTATGGACCGTGTTTGAAGAGACCATCTCACTCAGCAAAGAGCAGGTGAGACTGATCACATGGAGGATGCTTGTGAATAGGATACTGGTAACAGTAAATTGCAGGCCATACAATacctttttactagattttggagtaccgctgtggggatttgattgcattcagcaacaagagcaaatCATGAATGGAGAACTATACATCATTTCAGTGGGCACAGTTCTGCtccccagctcaatgctggagggctttgtaCTCTTCTAGCCAACcccttgcattaggcatggtgccaaaatatgctgatgtttatctactccagagagtcctattttactggcaaataaataaaacctgcgtatgcacatttgtgtcagctataaggtgcaatttaaagtagctgaatgcatctattagaatgggtgtccacacatatttggacatatagtgtatttagacAGCTTGAAACTTTTTTGTTGTATTAtgattagtgtttattttggacattttggaCTTCTTTGCATAGCAGAGAcggtcactccaacaaaagcaggataatcaaATTTTTTACTAccattgattttagaagaagcaatgaatgaacaggtgtcccaatacttttgtccatatagtgtatattattatCACGTGAGCTGTAGGGTACTACTCTGTAACACCAACATGTGGTACTTCATAACTGAATCCTTTAAGCCTAATAATGACTCTTAATCTGTATGGGGATGCAGTCTAACATTGCttttgtgtctgtctctctgtctgtctgtctgtctgtcttccacAGCTGGCAGCATTCTCCAGTTTGAAGTTCCACGATGGCGAGCCCATGGTGAAAACGTTCAGACCAGTGCAGCCACGCAAGGGTCGTGTGGTTTTCCGATCTGGTAGCACAGTGCTTTTGGCCAGCTTCAGTCTTCTGCTGTTATGTGTTACCTCAGCTCTGGGCCTGTCCCAACTCAACTAGAGTGGGCCAAAGCGCCAGTCAAGTCCCAGCCCTCATCACCACGCATGAACACAGTTTTCATCAAAAAGCCAACCAAACAAAAGCCAAACAGAAGAAGCTGTCAGTGGCGACTTCTCAGCCTCTTTCGGAGATCACAGCGAACGCACTTTGATGTTGTTTcattatattgtatttttaggCCTCCCTCTTGGAGGTCAGACATCTTGATTTCCAAGTAGCAAAACGAACGActcgtgacggggtggtatttTGCATGGCTTGACTGGAAAGAGGAACTGTGTTCAAAAGCTATCAATAGAAACCCAGCCAGGTCCCCCCTGCGGAGTGCTGGGGAGGTTAGAAATGCATGGCCTTTATCTTTCTGAGGCACAGCCAAGTAAGGggacttaacacacacacacacactcacacatacacactggtcAGCATGTGCCCATTCTTCCGTCACCACAGTGCAGCTATATTTATAGCATAGAGACATTTTcagccacacatacacacacacacacacagagctaaaGAATGATGAACACCTTACCAGGCTGTTCTGAATTTTAGTGTCATCTCTGAACCCAAGTGTCAAGGACGGTCTAATGCTGCAGAGGTCAGTGGTCAGGCATAAGGTCATGCGCTGCTTCCACTCTCTGCTGAGAATAGATCAGGGCAGTGACACAGGCAGTAAAAAGGTGAACACAAATGTTACAATCGCACACACACTATTTGATTTTTGAGAGTGAATAAGTGCCGTGCTGTGCAAAACCGGCAGTGAGACCACCTTCATCTACTTCATTTCCAGTCAAAGCAGTTGTGAGGAACAAGTTATTAGTTTTTTAGCTTCagggaaaacacagaaaacatctGTTTAAGAGAAAATGACAGACGTCCCAACAAATAAATTCAATTTCATATGTTTCAGTATTTAGCAAGTCTACCCTTTACCTTCATCACAGCTTCCATTCCTCTTAGGAGACTCATTTTcactgcagggccaaatggCCCTTATAGACCGTTTACggtttattttttcatttcctGTGTTGCTACATCTAGACCAGGAAGTGCATGGCATTTAGTATAAATTATTTGACAGTTTAATTCTTGCACTACatctacaaggctaatgtagctagctgcAATCTGTAATTCATCTGTTAGCAtcgtgtaatctgcatgcatcgTCTCAAACCCTGCCACGGAGACCATCTTATAGATGTAGAATGCCAAATATATATGTTGGGGTCcactgcagtggaaaagaagccactgtttctgcagaaatctgtcatcccaaacacattcaacagTGTTGAGGTCTGcttgcttttc
Coding sequences within it:
- the ca4a gene encoding carbonic anhydrase 4a, yielding MRGLISSVLLASILKICTSSEWCYQTQVTCDSHCKGPEFWHEVNEECSKSKQSPINIVTKKTRLDHLLTPLKFTGYQEAFSSILKNNGHSVTVPVPHMATVSEGNLGNSYKAVQFHFHWGEEGGPGSEHTVDGEQYPMELHIVHMRQDFKTLDAALRDPTGVAVLGFFYEESNSPNRKYDGFIEALKGVVSADTNTTISGISLSNLILPEGNLTKYYRYSGSLTTPSCTEAVVWTVFEETISLSKEQLAAFSSLKFHDGEPMVKTFRPVQPRKGRVVFRSGSTVLLASFSLLLLCVTSALGLSQLN